The region TCACGTCGCCGGTCAACGCATCGACAGACTCTCGGACCGCAAGCTCGCCTCGTGGCGCGCGCGCCACGTGGGCTTGGTGTTTCAGTTCTACAACTTGCTGCCGGTTCTGAACGCCTCGCGCAATGTCGAGCTGCCGCTGCTTCTGACTCGGCTGAACGCCAAGGAGCGAAAGCAGCAGGTCGCGACGGCGATGGCGGTTGTCGGTCTTTCGCATCGAATGAAGCACTACCCGCGTACGCTTTCGGGTGGCGAGCAGCAGCGTGTCGGCATCGCGCGCGCGATTGTCACCGACCCAACGCTTCTGCTGTGCGACGAGCCGACCGGTGATCTCGACCGCAAATCGGGCGACGCGGTCCTGGAGCTTCTCCAGACGCTCAACACCGAGCAGGGCAAGACGGTGGTGATGGTGACCCACGATCCCCACGCCGCCGCACGAGCCTCACGGACGCTCTATCTGGACAAGGGGCAGCTCAGTGAGGAGCCGGTCGAATGAAATACCTCAAGCTGATCCTGAGCAACCTGAAGCGCAAGAAGCTGCGCACGACTTTGACCGCGCTTTCAATCCTGGTGGCATTCGTGCTTTTCGGTTTCCTGGCCGCGGTGCGGGTCGCCTTCAACCAGGGCGTGGACGTTGCGGGCGTCGACCGCTTGGTCGTGCGCCACAAGGTCTCGATCATCCAGTTTCTGCCCGAGAGCTATGAGGACCGCATGCACCAGATCGAAGGAGTCGATCTGGCGGTTCACGCGACCTGGTTCGGGGGCATCTACCAGAAGCCCTCGAATTTCTTCGCGCAGATGCCGGTCGAGCCGGAACCTTTTCTGGACATGTTTCCGGAGTACATTCTCGAGCCCGGAGAGAAACAGGCGTGGCTCTCGACCCGGACCGGCGCCATCGTGGGCCGGGTGACGGCCGAGCGTTTCGGCTGGAAGGTCGGCGACCGAATCCCGATTCAGGCCACCATCTGGAGCAAGAAGGACGGTACCCGGGCCTGGGAGTTCGATCTGGTGGGTATCTTCGAGGGTGCCGAGAAGGGTACCGACACCAGTCAGTTCTTCTTCCGCCACGACTACTTCGAAGAAGCCCGGGCCTGGGGCGACGGCAACGTCGGTTGGTACTGGGTTCGGGTCGAGGATCCGGACCAAGCGGCCCAGGTCGCTCAGGCGATTGACACCGAGTTCGCCAACTCGCCGGCCGAGACCAAGGCCGAGCCCGAAGGCGCCTTTGTTCAGGGCTTTGCCAATCAGGTCGGCAACATCGCCAGGATCCTGATGGCGATTCTGGGTGCCGTTTTCTTCACGATCTTGTTGATCGCCGGCAACACCATGGCGCAGACGGTGCGTGAGCGAATCAGCGAGCTGGCCGTGCTCAAGGCCGTGGGCTTCACCGACCGCGGCGTGCTCGGACTCGTGCTCGGCGAATCATGTCTCTTGGCCGGAATCGGGGGTCTGTTGGGTCTGGCGGTGGCCTGGGCCTTGATCACCTTCAAGGGCGACCCCACAGGAGGCGCGTTTCCGGTGTTCTACTTCCCCCTGTCCGACGTCGCGCTGGGCGTCTTCCTGGTTCTTGGGGTCGGCATCGCGGCCGGGATCCTGCCGTCGCTGCAAGCTCAACGGCTACGAATCGCAGACGCTCTGAGGAGGTAGCTCGACATGCTCAACTGGTTCACCCAGATCTTCGCGGTCTCCAAGTTCAGCCTACAAACGCTCCCCGAGCGCAAGGGCGCCGCGTTGTCGGCGGTCTTCGGGATTGCCGGGGTCGTGGCGGTATTGGTGGGCGTGCTTTCCATCGCCCAAGGCATCCGCTTGATGGTCCAGAACTCGGGCGAGCCCGAGAACGCGATCGTGCTGCGCAGCGGCTCGGACTCCGAGATGATGAGCGGCTTCGGCGGACCCCAGACCGAGATCATCGCCGACGCGCCAGGCATTGCGCGCTACGCCGGAGGTCCGATGGCATCTCCCGAGCTGTTCGTGATCATCAACCTGCCCAAGCGCTCGACCGGCACCGATGCCAACGTTCCGCTTCGAGGTGTTGCTCCCGCGGCCTTCGAGGTGCGCAGCAACCTAGAGATCACCCAGGGGCGGATGTTCGAGTGGGGGCTGAGCCAGCTGGTCGTGGGAGTGGGAGCGAGCCGGGAGTTCTCAGGGTTGGATCTGGGCTCGAGCATCGAGGTCGGTGGCGAGCAATGGCCGGTGGTCGGTATCTTCGAGGCCGGCGGCGGCATCGCCGAGGGCGAGATCTGGGCGGACGCCGCGGTGGTGCAGCCGGCCTATCGGCGCGGCAACTCCTACCAGTCGGTCTACGCCAAGCTGAACTCGGTCGAGGCCTTCTCCGAGTTCGAGGATTCGCTGACCACCGATCCCCGTTTGAACGTCAAGGTGGCTCAAGCGACCGAGTTCTATTCCGAGCAGTCGA is a window of bacterium DNA encoding:
- a CDS encoding ABC transporter permease, translated to MLNWFTQIFAVSKFSLQTLPERKGAALSAVFGIAGVVAVLVGVLSIAQGIRLMVQNSGEPENAIVLRSGSDSEMMSGFGGPQTEIIADAPGIARYAGGPMASPELFVIINLPKRSTGTDANVPLRGVAPAAFEVRSNLEITQGRMFEWGLSQLVVGVGASREFSGLDLGSSIEVGGEQWPVVGIFEAGGGIAEGEIWADAAVVQPAYRRGNSYQSVYAKLNSVEAFSEFEDSLTTDPRLNVKVAQATEFYSEQSSLLRSIIIGLGSLIAGLMGLGAIFGALNTMYTAVSARTREIATLRALGFKSAPVVISVLFESLVLAFAGGLIGGGLAYLAFDGFRAATINWQSFSQIAFAFDVNATLLKNGILYAALIGLVGGLFPAIRAARMPVASALREG
- a CDS encoding FtsX-like permease family protein, encoding MKYLKLILSNLKRKKLRTTLTALSILVAFVLFGFLAAVRVAFNQGVDVAGVDRLVVRHKVSIIQFLPESYEDRMHQIEGVDLAVHATWFGGIYQKPSNFFAQMPVEPEPFLDMFPEYILEPGEKQAWLSTRTGAIVGRVTAERFGWKVGDRIPIQATIWSKKDGTRAWEFDLVGIFEGAEKGTDTSQFFFRHDYFEEARAWGDGNVGWYWVRVEDPDQAAQVAQAIDTEFANSPAETKAEPEGAFVQGFANQVGNIARILMAILGAVFFTILLIAGNTMAQTVRERISELAVLKAVGFTDRGVLGLVLGESCLLAGIGGLLGLAVAWALITFKGDPTGGAFPVFYFPLSDVALGVFLVLGVGIAAGILPSLQAQRLRIADALRR
- a CDS encoding ABC transporter ATP-binding protein; its protein translation is MSDNGLLVDVKGVDKVFKRGSEEIHVLGGLDVEIPKGEFLALMGPSGSGKSTLLNLVGGLDRPTKGQVHVAGQRIDRLSDRKLASWRARHVGLVFQFYNLLPVLNASRNVELPLLLTRLNAKERKQQVATAMAVVGLSHRMKHYPRTLSGGEQQRVGIARAIVTDPTLLLCDEPTGDLDRKSGDAVLELLQTLNTEQGKTVVMVTHDPHAAARASRTLYLDKGQLSEEPVE